The Abyssisolibacter fermentans genome segment CCAATAATGTATAAAGACCCTGAAAAAATTATTAAATCATCCTCATTTGCAACTTCTAAAGCTTTTTTAACCGCTTTTTCTATATCTTTTTCTATGTGCGTTTCCTTATTATATTTTATTATCTTATCTGCTAAATCTTCAGCCTTCATAGCTCTAGGTAATAGTGGAGCCTCTGTAACTACTATTTCATCTGCTAAAGGAACAAGTAAGTCAATACATCCATCCACGTCTTTATCTTTAAGCATTCCAATACCTAAAACTAATCTTTTATCACTAAATAGATTAATAATAGTCTTTCTAAGCTCAATAGCTGCATTTAAGTTATGTGCTCCATCTATAATAAAGTCAGGTTTTTCACTTATTTGTTCTAACCGCCCATTCCAGCTTGTATTATTTATTCCATTAATTATAGCTTCTTTTGATAGTTTTATTAATCCTTTTTGTCTGAGTGTCTCCATAACCATCACAGAGAGAGCAGCATTGTATATCTGGTGTTCGCCTAATAAATTTATGTGTAAATCAGCGTATTCAAATTCTTTTGTTTTAAAATCAAATTTACTGCCACATTTAGTACTCTCTATTATGTTGACATCTTCGCAGCTAAAATCAAAATACTCTGCTTTTTTATTTTTTACTACCTCAACTATAGATTCTTTTGCTTCTGTTTCTTGAGGATAAGAAAATACCAACCCATCTTCTTTAATTATTCCTGCCTTTTCTCTAGCTATTTGTGATAGATTATCTCCTAAAATATCTACATGATCATATGAAATAGATGTTATAACAGAAGCTAATGTTTTATTTACAACATTAGTAGCATCAAATCTACCGCCTAAACCAACTTCTAGTACAACAAAATCTACATTTTCTTCTTCAAAATACTTAAATCCTATTGCAGTTACTATTTCAAATTCAGTAGGATGGTTATAGCCATGATTTAACATATATTCAACCTTTTCTTTGACTAGTTTAGTTATCTGGCAAAGTCTATGTTCCTGTATTTGATTATTATTTATTCTAATTCTTTCTGTAAATGTTTCTAAATATGGCGAAGTAAAAAATCCTGCTCTATAACCTTCTTCTTTAAGAATATTCATTATATATGAAGCTGTTGAACCCTTTCCGTTTGTCCCTGCTATATGAATTATATCCAAACTATCTTGGGGATTTTCTAAAAGTTCTAATAACTTGCTAATATTATCCAATCCCAATTTACTACCAAATTTTTTAGAGCCATGTATAAAATTTAAAGCATCTTCATAATTCACAATATCACCTCTTAAATGTCTTATAATACTTTTTATCATAAAAAAATCAATATTCTAAAAAACAAAATTCAAACTTGTCTTTTTAAAATCAAATTTTTTTACTTATTTTTTATTATAGCATCTAACTAAAAAATATCATACAAAAAATACTGGACAAGCCAGTATTTTTGTATGATTTATTATTTATTTTTTATGCTCTCTAATCTTTCAAGCACTTTTTCCATCATAGTCTGATACTTAACTTGTTTTTCTTTTTCTTCCTCAACTACATGTGCAGGTGCTTTCTTTATGAACCCTTCATTTGAAAGCTTGCCTTTAACTCTCTTTAATTCGCCTTCTAATCTTTTCTTCTCTTTTTGCAATCTTTCTATTTCTTTTTCTATATCTACTAATTCATTCATTGGTAAGAAAATCTCACAATCTTCAACTACTGCTGACATAGCATCTTCATTAAACTCATCCTTGCTATTTAAAATACTAATATCAGAAGCTGCTGCCAAAGTCATAAAATATCTCTTACCATTTTCTAAAATTGCTTTCTTTGTTTCAGATTGTGTTATAAAAACTATGTTGCATTTTTTAGAAGGTATTACATTCATCTCCGCTCTTATATTTCTTATATTTTTTACTGCTTCCATAATGAATTCAAGAGTTTTTTCAGCCTCAGGGTAATCCATGTTTTCATCAAATTCTGGCCAAGTGCTAATCATTAAATCCTTATCATTGCCAGGAATATGCTGCCATATCTCTTCTGTTATAAATGGCATAAATGGATGCAAGAGTTTTAATATATTTCTTAAAACTGATAATAACACATATTTAACTGTTTCTTTATCAGCTTCATCTTCACCATATAATCTTGGTTTAACAATTTCAATATACCAATCACAATACTCATTCCAGATAAAGTCATATACTTTCTGAGCTGCCATACCAAGTTCAAATTTATCTATGTTATCAGCTGATTCTTTAGCCACAGTATTAACTCTCGATAGTATCCACTTATCTTCAGCTTTTAAATCGTATTTCTTACCTTTAGCTGATTCTAATGTATAATCACCTAAATTCATCATAACAAATCTAGAAGCATTCCATAGTTTATTTGCAAAGTTTCTACTAGCTTCAACTCTTTCTATATAAAACCTCATGTCATTACCTGGTGTATTACCAGTAATCAAAGAGAATCTTAATGCATCTGCACCATATTGCTCTATTATTTCTAATGGATCTATACCATTACCTAATGATTTACTCATTTTTAGTCCTTGAGAATCTCTTACAAGTCCTGTAAACACAACATGTTCAAATGGTATATCTCCCATGTTTTCAAGTGATGAAAATACCATTCTTGCAACCCAGAAGAAAATAATATCATAACCTGTTACTAATACATCTGTTGGGAAGAAATATTCAAGTTCTTTTGTATTATCAGGCCATCCTAATGTTGAAAATGCCCAAAGTGCTGACGAGAACCAAGTATCTAATGTATCTGAATCTTGATGTAAATTTGAACTTCCGCACTTAGAACAAGCTTCTGGCTTTTCTCGAGAAACAATTATCTCTCCACAGTCTTCACAGTAATAAACTGGTAATCTATGTCCCCACCATAACTGTCTTGAAATACACCAATCTCTTATATTCTCAAGCCAGTTAAGGTATATTTTATTAAATCTTTCAGGCACAAATTTTAGCTTACCATTCTTAACCACTTCTATTGCAGGTTCAATTAGAGGCTTCATTTTTACAAACCACTGCTTTGATAATGATGGTTCAACAGTAGCCCCGCATCTCTCACAATGTCCAACATTATGTCCATGATCTTCTATTTTAACTAAATAACCAGCTTCATCTAAATCTTTTACAATTTGCTTTCTCGCTTCATATCTATCTAAGCCAGCATATTTACCACCTTTTTCATTTATAGTAGCATCATCATTCATAATTTTTATTTGCTCTAAATCATGTCTTAAACCTATTTCAAAATCATTAGGATCATGAGCTGGAGTTATTTTAACAGCACCACTACCAAATTCCATTTCAACATAATCATCTGCAACTATAGGTATCTCTTTGTTAACCAATGGAAGTATGAGCATTTTTCCTATAAGACGTTTATATCTATCATCATCTGGATGAACTGCTACTGCAACATCTCCAAGCATCGTTTCAGGTCTTGTAGTTGCAATAATAATACTTCCTTCTTCACCCTTAATAGGATAGCTTACATGCCATAACTTTCCGCCTTCTTCTTGATGCTCAACTTCAGCGTCTGATATAGCTGTTTTACAACTAGGACACCAGTTAATAATTCTATTACCTCTATAAATTAAACCTTTCTCATATAATCTTATGAAAACTTCTTCAACAGCTTTACTTAAACCCTCATCTAGTGTGAATCTTTCTTTGGACCAGTCACATGAAATACCTAATTTTCTCAACTGTTTTTTGATATTTCCACCATACTCTTCAGTCCACTCCCATGCTTTTTCTAAAAACTTTTCTCTACCTAATTCTTCTTTAGTATTGCCTTCACTTTTTATCTTTGCTACTACCTTTGCTTCTGTAGATATAGAAGCATGATCTGTACCTGGCAGCCATAAAGCTTCAAAGCCTTGCATCCTTTTGTACCTAATCAAAACATCTTGTATAGTATTATTTAATGCATGACCCATGTGTAGATTACCTGTAACATTTGGTGGCGGCATCATTATTGTAAATGGCTTTTTGTCTTTGTTTGGTTTTGCTTCAAAATTTCCTGAATTCATCCAATATGCATACAATCTATCTTCGAATTCTTTAGGATTATATTTTTTTGCTAAATCTTCTTTCATTTTCATCATCCTCCTCTTTATATAGAACAATATTATTTATCAATTTTTAGATGAGACTGTCTCAAATTTTTTTGAGTCGCCCCATTGGGTTGTTTCAAAATGAGTAAAATTCAAGGCATTGTTTATACTAATTGAAACTCAGACTCATTCTTCCTCTGAGTAAACGATTCACCCTAAATCAAAGATTTAGGTTCTCTGCTTATAGATATGAGCATACTAGATGTAGCTCACTACTCACTTCGTTCCTAGGAATAAGTGATTTACAATAAATCATAGATTTCTGTTCTCTACTCATGATTAGTCGTGAAATATTTCAATAACGCAGAATTTTGCCATTTTGAGACAACCCTTGAGAATTTTTCACTTAAATTTTATTAGTAATAAAAGTGCTAAAATAGTTAATCCAAGCCCACTACTTTTTAAAATCAACAAGTGTTTCATATCCTTTATTTTACCTTTTTTATAAAGCTTATCTGCTCCAAAAACAATAATTCCACCAATTAAAATCAACACTATACCTAGTTCATACATCATTATCACTCCTCTTTATGCTTAGGTCAAAACACAAAATAGAAGAAAAAAAATCCTCATCCTTGATAAGGACGAAGACTATTTTCGCGGTACCACCTTAATTTTATAAAATTCGATTATTTAAATTTTATAACTCTTTCAATAATAATAACGGTTATAACCGTTTGAGACTACTATTATTTCATCTCAAAAGCTCATGAGCTACCTTCAACAAAAATTGCCATGTAATGTCTTTCAGCCAGTGAACACTACTCTCTATATAAGGATTTTTGTTTACTCCTCTCATTCATAGCATTTATGAAATATTAAATTAAAATATAATTACAATTATTATCCTATAATTTTTATTCTTTGTCAATGTTTTGATGCTTATTCTGATTAATTTTTTTAAATCCAATAAAATAATTTATAAAAGCAAACAATGCAATTAAAACTGCAATAGTTATAATAAAATAATTTAAATTTTTACTTATATCAAACGCTATTATAAAAATTACTATGTAAAAAGTTAAAGTTGATAATTTACCATACTTATTTGCTGGTATAACTGTTTTATCCATATGACAAAACAAGAAAAATCCTCCAAAAATCATCAATAATTCTTTTATAACTATAAATACTAAGACCCAGAATGGTAAATAGTTTTTTATATATAGACATACTATAACAGTTATAAGTGTAAGTTTATCAGCTAAAGGATCTAAAATAGTTCCCCACTTTGTAATCATATCATATTTTCTTGCAATATAACCATCTAGAACATCAGTAATGCCTGCTAATATAAAAATACATGTAGCATATATCACACTGTATTCCATATATGAAAAAAATATTAATACATAAATTGGTATTAGAATAAATCTTATAGTAGTAAGAATATTTGGTATATTCATCTTCCACCCCATAATTTTTTTAAAATTTGGATAACACAATATCATTTTATTATATTTTTCTATTCAATGCAAATATAGACATAATATAATCTGTTTTTTAGTATAAAACTATTTTATTACACTTGCGTCATTAATTCAATATTTTAAGTTATTATTAATATTATTTGCTATCTCTTATCATTGATATTCTATTTACACCAATCAATGATGACATTATTAATATTCCACCAATTATAATTCTTAATCCTAACGGATCAGCAAAGAAACTTGCTCCAATAATAACTGAAAAAATAATTCTACTAGCAGAAACTAATGATCCTGTGGCAGCATCTACATATCTGTATCCAGCAGTAATAAATAATTGACCTACAGCACCCAGTAAACCTGATATAATTATATAATACATATAACTAATTGAAACTGTTTCAAAACTAGGTAGAGCAGTAAAAAAACTCATAAGACTGCCAAACCCCATAAGATAAAATACTATTAAATAGCTTTCATCATACTTTCTGGCTTCTCTTAAAGACGTTATAGCAAACGCAGCAATAAGACCTGAAATAAGAGCAATTACATCTCCAATATTTATACTATTGAAATCAGGTACTACTACTAAATAATATCCAATAATTGTTAGACTTAAAAATAAATAATATATTTTGGGGATTTTTTCACCGTTGATTTTAGGCGCTATCAAAAAAACAAAAACTGGATAGGTCATATTTAACATATTTGCATTTGTAATAGTTGTAAGCTGTATTCCATAAAAGAATAATATTATTGTAAAAGTATTAAGAACAGCTCTAAGCGAAACCCACTTAACATTGTTAGGTCTAAGACTCTTTTTTTTAACTACAACATATGTACAAGCTAATATAAATCCTATAAAAAATCTTGAAAATGCCAATATACTTCCTGATAAATTTGTATTTACTGTAACTATTTTACCAAAAGCAGAACTTATTGCAAAAAAAATAGCTGATAGTAATAATAATACTATACCCTTGTATGTATTATTTGTTTTTGTCATAACCTCGCCTACTTTCATATCTTTAACTATACTTTTTATATAAATTAATATAGCTATAATTAAAGTTTAATTTAAAAACATATAAATTTCAACAAAAAAACCAATTATTTTGGGATTATGTGCAGTAACAAATATATAAATCAAAGAATATCATAATCGTAACAAGGTAAGGAGGTTTAATAGAATAATGCATAAACATAAATTTACTTATCTAATTATTATATTAATAATTATAATTAGCTTAACTTTAGTTGGGTGTAAAGAAAACAAAAGTCAAAATTTAAAACTAGTAAATACAATGAACTCTCAAGTAAACA includes the following:
- a CDS encoding bifunctional folylpolyglutamate synthase/dihydrofolate synthase, coding for MNYEDALNFIHGSKKFGSKLGLDNISKLLELLENPQDSLDIIHIAGTNGKGSTASYIMNILKEEGYRAGFFTSPYLETFTERIRINNNQIQEHRLCQITKLVKEKVEYMLNHGYNHPTEFEIVTAIGFKYFEEENVDFVVLEVGLGGRFDATNVVNKTLASVITSISYDHVDILGDNLSQIAREKAGIIKEDGLVFSYPQETEAKESIVEVVKNKKAEYFDFSCEDVNIIESTKCGSKFDFKTKEFEYADLHINLLGEHQIYNAALSVMVMETLRQKGLIKLSKEAIINGINNTSWNGRLEQISEKPDFIIDGAHNLNAAIELRKTIINLFSDKRLVLGIGMLKDKDVDGCIDLLVPLADEIVVTEAPLLPRAMKAEDLADKIIKYNKETHIEKDIEKAVKKALEVANEDDLIIFSGSLYIIGDVRRIVKDNK
- a CDS encoding valine--tRNA ligase — its product is MKMKEDLAKKYNPKEFEDRLYAYWMNSGNFEAKPNKDKKPFTIMMPPPNVTGNLHMGHALNNTIQDVLIRYKRMQGFEALWLPGTDHASISTEAKVVAKIKSEGNTKEELGREKFLEKAWEWTEEYGGNIKKQLRKLGISCDWSKERFTLDEGLSKAVEEVFIRLYEKGLIYRGNRIINWCPSCKTAISDAEVEHQEEGGKLWHVSYPIKGEEGSIIIATTRPETMLGDVAVAVHPDDDRYKRLIGKMLILPLVNKEIPIVADDYVEMEFGSGAVKITPAHDPNDFEIGLRHDLEQIKIMNDDATINEKGGKYAGLDRYEARKQIVKDLDEAGYLVKIEDHGHNVGHCERCGATVEPSLSKQWFVKMKPLIEPAIEVVKNGKLKFVPERFNKIYLNWLENIRDWCISRQLWWGHRLPVYYCEDCGEIIVSREKPEACSKCGSSNLHQDSDTLDTWFSSALWAFSTLGWPDNTKELEYFFPTDVLVTGYDIIFFWVARMVFSSLENMGDIPFEHVVFTGLVRDSQGLKMSKSLGNGIDPLEIIEQYGADALRFSLITGNTPGNDMRFYIERVEASRNFANKLWNASRFVMMNLGDYTLESAKGKKYDLKAEDKWILSRVNTVAKESADNIDKFELGMAAQKVYDFIWNEYCDWYIEIVKPRLYGEDEADKETVKYVLLSVLRNILKLLHPFMPFITEEIWQHIPGNDKDLMISTWPEFDENMDYPEAEKTLEFIMEAVKNIRNIRAEMNVIPSKKCNIVFITQSETKKAILENGKRYFMTLAAASDISILNSKDEFNEDAMSAVVEDCEIFLPMNELVDIEKEIERLQKEKKRLEGELKRVKGKLSNEGFIKKAPAHVVEEEKEKQVKYQTMMEKVLERLESIKNK
- the pgsA gene encoding CDP-diacylglycerol--glycerol-3-phosphate 3-phosphatidyltransferase; translated protein: MNIPNILTTIRFILIPIYVLIFFSYMEYSVIYATCIFILAGITDVLDGYIARKYDMITKWGTILDPLADKLTLITVIVCLYIKNYLPFWVLVFIVIKELLMIFGGFFLFCHMDKTVIPANKYGKLSTLTFYIVIFIIAFDISKNLNYFIITIAVLIALFAFINYFIGFKKINQNKHQNIDKE
- a CDS encoding DMT family transporter, whose translation is MKVGEVMTKTNNTYKGIVLLLLSAIFFAISSAFGKIVTVNTNLSGSILAFSRFFIGFILACTYVVVKKKSLRPNNVKWVSLRAVLNTFTIILFFYGIQLTTITNANMLNMTYPVFVFLIAPKINGEKIPKIYYLFLSLTIIGYYLVVVPDFNSINIGDVIALISGLIAAFAITSLREARKYDESYLIVFYLMGFGSLMSFFTALPSFETVSISYMYYIIISGLLGAVGQLFITAGYRYVDAATGSLVSASRIIFSVIIGASFFADPLGLRIIIGGILIMSSLIGVNRISMIRDSK